In Bactrocera oleae isolate idBacOlea1 chromosome 5, idBacOlea1, whole genome shotgun sequence, a genomic segment contains:
- the Rab18 gene encoding ras-related protein Rab-18 gives MNDRTIKLLIIGESGVGKSSLIRRFTEDKFDDNHDVTIGMDFKSKVVNIDGLEYKLALWDTAGAERFRSLTPSFYRKALGAVLVYDITNRESLTKLEAWLAELENYSDNPNIATIVVGNKVDKERVISREEGLKFARKHRALFLEASAKGDKFVADVFKEIVEMIVTSDYYSFSQNGGMIDLNAEEETGASNCRC, from the exons ATGAACGACAGAACTATTAAATTGTTGATAATTGGCGAAAGTGGAGTTGGAAAGTCTAG CCTCATTCGTCGGTTTACTGAAGATAAATTTGATGACAATCACGATGTAACTATTGGAATGGATTTCAAGAgtaaagttgtaaatattgaTGGCCTCGAATATAAATTAGCGCTTTGGGATACTGCAGGTGCTGAAAGATTTCGAAGTCTTACTCCCAGCTTTTATAGAAAG GCGTTGGGAGCTGTATTAGTTTATGACATCACTAACCGCGAATCATTAACCAAATTAGAAGCGTGGCTTGCAGAGCTTGAAAATTATAGTGACAATCCAAATATTGCTACTATAGTAGTAGGAAATAAAGTCGATAAGGAACGAGTTATTAGCCGTGAAGAAGGTTTGAAATTCGCTCGAAAACATAGAGCTCTATTTCTGGAGGCCTCAGCAAAGGGAGATAAATTTGTTGCAGACGTTTTCAAAGAAATAGTTGAAATG atTGTgacatcggattactatagttTTTCTCAAAATGGTGGAATGATTGATCTAAATGCAGAGGAAGAGACGGGTGCATCAAACTGCAGATGTTGA